A single window of Syntrophotalea acetylenica DNA harbors:
- the atpG gene encoding ATP synthase F1 subunit gamma: MANLKDIKKRIASVKSTQQITRAMKMVAAARFRKAQAAIVAARPYAQRMQQVLAFLALHEDPEAHPLLQQHERRGRAMVLALGSDRGLCGGFNLNIAKACEQLIGNNPDGFDGFELVVIGRKGREQLKIRGLQADQVYEDITAEATYATAALLGQEVVQNYCAGTCDAVYLIYNAFFSAIRQEVVIDRLLPIAPTVPIAPADTGFPVHPLYEPTRGEVLASILPKHIEVQIYRAFLESMASEHGARMSAMDSASKNATEMIDRLTLQYNRVRQTVITTELVEIISGAASIQ, translated from the coding sequence ATGGCAAACCTGAAGGATATCAAAAAGCGCATCGCCTCGGTAAAGAGCACCCAGCAGATCACCCGGGCCATGAAAATGGTGGCGGCGGCACGGTTTCGCAAGGCGCAGGCCGCTATCGTGGCGGCGCGGCCCTACGCGCAGCGGATGCAGCAGGTGCTGGCGTTTCTGGCACTGCATGAGGACCCGGAGGCGCATCCGCTGCTGCAGCAGCACGAACGGCGCGGCCGCGCCATGGTGCTGGCGCTCGGTTCCGACCGCGGCTTGTGCGGAGGCTTCAACCTCAATATCGCCAAGGCCTGTGAGCAGCTGATTGGAAACAATCCCGATGGGTTCGACGGTTTTGAACTGGTGGTGATCGGGCGCAAGGGGCGTGAACAGCTGAAAATCCGCGGTCTGCAGGCCGATCAGGTGTATGAGGACATCACCGCCGAGGCCACCTACGCCACTGCCGCGCTGCTCGGCCAGGAAGTGGTGCAAAACTACTGCGCGGGCACCTGCGACGCCGTGTACCTGATCTACAACGCTTTTTTCAGTGCCATTCGCCAGGAAGTCGTCATTGACCGGCTGCTGCCCATCGCGCCCACCGTGCCCATTGCGCCGGCCGATACCGGATTTCCGGTGCATCCGCTGTACGAGCCGACGCGCGGCGAGGTGCTGGCTTCGATTCTGCCCAAGCATATCGAGGTGCAGATCTACCGGGCGTTTCTGGAATCGATGGCTTCCGAGCACGGCGCGCGCATGAGCGCCATGGACAGCGCCAGCAAAAATGCAACCGAGATGATCGACCGGCTGACGTTGCAGTACAACCGGGTGCGCCAGACGGTGATCACCACCGAACTGGTGGAGATTATCTCCGGAGCGGCGTCCATACAGTAA
- a CDS encoding DMT family transporter, giving the protein MANGVQTASMAGTRVSARQVFERKELGFVKRGLATALGSGMLWGLDGVVLGIALAMAPFTAGATMYAAPLAGSALHDGFAGLWLALYNLFTGRWKDIGRSLKTFPGFIVCVAALLGGPIGMGAYLLGINFAGAAYAMGISAGYPVVGAIMARLILKEKISPRVWFGILTCVTGAVILGYVPPEGGTMPNFYLGIGCSLLAAFGWGTEGVLATFGMDMVDPAVAINIREATSCVVSVLAVLPLVAGLAIFGQALITPNVIWVIALAGMAGGFSYLLWYKAFSMCGCSRCMALNITYAIWGLVFSYFMTDVAITSNLVVGAIVITIGAILVVGNPKEMINLRAEA; this is encoded by the coding sequence ATGGCTAACGGGGTGCAAACAGCAAGTATGGCCGGAACCCGCGTTTCGGCAAGGCAGGTTTTCGAACGAAAGGAATTGGGGTTTGTCAAACGCGGCCTGGCAACGGCCCTGGGCTCCGGCATGTTGTGGGGGCTGGACGGGGTTGTTCTCGGCATTGCGCTGGCCATGGCCCCTTTTACCGCCGGGGCCACCATGTATGCGGCCCCGCTGGCCGGGTCGGCTCTGCATGACGGCTTTGCCGGACTGTGGCTGGCTCTCTACAACCTGTTCACCGGGCGCTGGAAAGACATCGGCCGCTCTCTCAAGACCTTTCCCGGCTTCATTGTCTGTGTGGCCGCCCTGCTTGGCGGGCCTATCGGCATGGGCGCCTATCTGCTCGGCATCAACTTCGCCGGGGCCGCCTACGCCATGGGCATATCAGCCGGCTATCCGGTTGTCGGCGCGATTATGGCGCGGCTGATTCTCAAGGAAAAGATCAGCCCCCGCGTGTGGTTCGGCATTCTCACCTGCGTCACCGGCGCGGTTATCCTCGGCTATGTTCCGCCCGAGGGCGGCACCATGCCCAACTTCTATCTCGGCATCGGCTGTTCCCTGCTGGCCGCTTTCGGCTGGGGTACGGAAGGCGTACTGGCTACCTTTGGCATGGATATGGTTGATCCCGCCGTGGCCATCAATATCCGTGAAGCGACCTCCTGTGTCGTTTCCGTACTGGCGGTATTGCCCCTGGTCGCCGGACTGGCCATTTTCGGGCAGGCCCTGATCACGCCCAATGTTATCTGGGTCATCGCTCTGGCCGGCATGGCCGGCGGCTTTTCCTATCTGCTCTGGTACAAGGCTTTCAGCATGTGCGGTTGCAGTCGCTGCATGGCACTGAATATCACCTACGCTATCTGGGGTCTGGTATTTTCCTACTTCATGACCGATGTCGCGATTACCAGCAATCTGGTGGTTGGCGCGATCGTTATCACCATCGGCGCCATCCTGGTTGTCGGCAATCCCAAAGAAATGATCAACCTGCGGGCGGAGGCTTAA
- the atpH gene encoding ATP synthase F1 subunit delta, translated as MKHRVIAKRYAMALVNLAARRQHLEGLGQQLTRLQRAFACEPRLLKLLSSPTLDGTKKAGLLAGLCDYLQLDAELRSLLRLLQQRQRLDSFDALVDVCRQLIDARLGIVRARVDSAAPLEADTARAIEAVLERRFGGKAELDTHVDAQLLGGVRIEVAGQVLDGTLRAGLRRMAVYLNEEAFPGKHKG; from the coding sequence ATGAAACACCGCGTCATTGCAAAACGCTACGCCATGGCCCTGGTGAATCTGGCGGCACGGCGGCAGCATCTGGAGGGGCTTGGTCAGCAGCTGACCCGTCTGCAGCGGGCGTTTGCCTGCGAGCCGCGTCTGCTTAAACTGTTGAGCAGCCCGACGCTGGACGGCACGAAAAAGGCCGGTCTGCTGGCGGGCCTTTGCGACTATCTGCAGCTGGATGCGGAACTGCGCAGTCTGCTGCGGCTGTTGCAGCAGCGTCAGCGGCTCGACAGTTTCGACGCGCTGGTCGACGTCTGCCGGCAGTTGATCGATGCGCGACTTGGCATCGTGCGGGCGCGGGTGGACAGTGCCGCGCCGCTGGAGGCGGATACGGCACGGGCCATCGAGGCGGTGCTGGAACGTCGTTTCGGCGGCAAAGCCGAGCTTGACACGCACGTGGATGCCCAGTTGCTGGGCGGGGTGCGTATCGAAGTCGCCGGGCAGGTGCTCGACGGCACACTGCGGGCCGGGCTGCGGCGCATGGCGGTATATCTCAACGAAGAGGCTTTCCCGGGAAAGCATAAAGGGTGA
- the atpD gene encoding F0F1 ATP synthase subunit beta gives MNTGRITQVIGPVIDVEFEPGQLPEIYHALKVTNPGLGDGEWNLVAEVAQHLGENTVRAIAMDSTDGLVRGQQVLDTGRQISVPVGRATLGRILNVIGEPVDEQGPVEADTTWEIHRPTPEFVDQSTKVEAFETGIKVVDLLAPYARGGKIGLFGGAGVGKTVLIMELIHNIAKKHGGFSVFAGVGERTREGNDLWNEMKESGVLDKTSLVYGQMNEPPGARARVALSALTVAEYFRDQENQDVLLFIDNIFRFTQAGSEVSALLGRIPSAVGYQPTLSTEMGELQERITTTKHGSITSVQAIYVPADDLTDPAPATTFAHLDATTVLSRQIAELGIYPAVDPLDSTSRILDPQVLGEDHYRVARDVQYVLQRYRDLQDIIAILGMDELSEEDRLVVSRARKIQRFLSQPFHVAEIFTGTPGKYVELSETIRGFREIVEGQHDSVPEQAFYMVGGIDEVLENAARMAP, from the coding sequence ATGAACACAGGCAGAATCACCCAGGTTATCGGTCCGGTCATCGACGTCGAATTCGAGCCCGGACAGCTACCCGAGATCTACCATGCCCTGAAGGTGACCAATCCGGGTCTTGGCGACGGAGAATGGAACCTGGTGGCGGAAGTCGCCCAGCACCTCGGGGAAAACACCGTGCGCGCCATTGCCATGGACTCTACAGACGGGCTGGTGCGCGGCCAGCAGGTGCTCGACACCGGCCGCCAGATCAGCGTGCCGGTCGGCCGTGCCACGTTGGGGCGCATCCTCAACGTCATCGGCGAGCCGGTGGACGAACAGGGACCGGTGGAGGCCGATACAACCTGGGAGATCCACCGCCCCACTCCCGAATTCGTCGACCAGTCGACCAAGGTCGAAGCCTTCGAGACCGGCATCAAGGTCGTCGACCTGCTGGCGCCCTACGCCCGCGGCGGCAAGATCGGCCTGTTTGGCGGCGCCGGGGTCGGCAAGACGGTTCTGATCATGGAGCTGATCCACAACATCGCCAAGAAACACGGCGGTTTTTCGGTCTTCGCCGGGGTCGGCGAGCGCACCCGCGAGGGCAACGACCTGTGGAACGAGATGAAGGAGTCCGGGGTGCTGGACAAGACCTCGCTGGTCTACGGGCAGATGAACGAACCGCCCGGCGCCCGCGCCCGCGTAGCGCTGTCGGCGCTGACCGTGGCCGAGTACTTCCGCGACCAGGAAAACCAGGACGTGCTGCTGTTCATCGACAACATCTTCCGTTTTACCCAGGCCGGCTCCGAGGTTTCGGCGCTGCTGGGGCGCATACCGTCGGCGGTCGGTTACCAGCCGACCCTGTCCACCGAGATGGGGGAGCTGCAGGAACGCATCACCACCACCAAGCACGGTTCCATCACCTCGGTGCAGGCGATCTACGTGCCGGCCGACGACTTGACCGACCCCGCGCCGGCTACCACCTTCGCGCATCTGGATGCCACTACGGTGCTGTCGCGTCAGATCGCCGAGCTGGGGATTTATCCGGCTGTCGACCCCCTCGATTCCACCAGCCGCATCCTCGATCCGCAGGTGCTCGGCGAAGACCACTACCGGGTTGCCCGTGACGTGCAGTACGTGCTGCAGCGATACCGGGACCTGCAGGATATCATCGCCATTCTGGGCATGGACGAGTTGTCCGAAGAGGACAGGCTGGTCGTATCGCGGGCGCGCAAGATCCAGCGGTTTTTGTCGCAGCCGTTTCATGTGGCGGAAATCTTCACCGGTACGCCGGGCAAGTACGTGGAACTGAGCGAGACCATCCGGGGTTTCAGGGAAATCGTCGAAGGGCAGCACGACAGCGTGCCCGAGCAGGCCTTCTACATGGTCGGCGGCATTGACGAAGTGCTGGAGAACGCCGCCCGGATGGCACCTTAA
- a CDS encoding ATP synthase F0 subunit B, with protein MDNIDWTLWLQAGNFVVLIVLLERLLYRPLQAVVDQRQARQEQALERSRQLEEHTERQQQAYDARLAQVRNEAQQARTAVLAEAQRQQSQLLQQSHAQAAQVLAQVRHEVAGQLQQQSEQLPRLAARLGEAAAARLLGRPL; from the coding sequence GTGGACAATATCGACTGGACGCTGTGGCTGCAGGCGGGCAACTTCGTGGTGTTGATAGTCCTGTTGGAGCGTCTGCTGTACCGGCCGCTGCAGGCGGTTGTGGATCAGCGCCAGGCACGGCAGGAACAGGCTCTGGAGCGCAGCCGGCAGCTGGAGGAACACACCGAGCGGCAGCAGCAGGCCTATGACGCCCGGCTGGCGCAGGTACGCAACGAGGCGCAACAGGCGCGAACCGCAGTATTGGCCGAGGCTCAGCGGCAGCAGTCCCAGCTGCTGCAGCAGTCCCATGCGCAGGCGGCGCAGGTGCTGGCGCAGGTGCGCCACGAGGTGGCCGGGCAGCTGCAACAGCAATCCGAGCAGCTGCCGCGACTGGCCGCGCGTCTGGGAGAAGCAGCTGCGGCGCGGCTGCTGGGGAGGCCGTTGTGA
- the atpA gene encoding F0F1 ATP synthase subunit alpha, protein MDIRAEEICAIIEQQIENFDSRIELSEMGTIISVGDGIARIHGLDRAMAGELLEFPGDVIGMVLNLEEDNVGAAILGETHHIKEGDSVRRTGRIVEVPVGEALVGRVVNGIGQPIDGGGPLQDATARQVEIKAPGIVTRKSVHQPLQTGLKAIDALVPIGRGQRELIIGDRQTGKTALAIDTIINQKGQDMVCIYVAIGQKQSTVAQVVDKLKQHGAMDYTIVVCAGASEPAPLQFIAPYAGVTMGEYFRDSGRHALIVYDDLSKHAVAYRQLSLLLRRPPGREAFPGDVFYLHSRLLERAAKLNDGLGGGSLTALPIIETQAGDLSAYIPTNVISITDGQIFLEADLFYSGVRPAINVGLSVSRVGGSAQVKAMKQVAGTLRLSLAQYREMAAFAQFGSDLDAATQKQLARGARLVEILKQPQYQPLAVEKQILIIYAANNGYVDAYPLGALRRYEEHLYSYLETHHGALLTDLAEKKAIDGELDGRIKAALSAFGEQFAP, encoded by the coding sequence ATGGACATCAGAGCGGAAGAAATCTGCGCCATTATCGAGCAGCAGATCGAGAACTTCGATAGTCGGATCGAACTGAGCGAAATGGGCACCATTATCTCCGTCGGGGACGGCATCGCCCGCATCCACGGTCTGGATCGCGCCATGGCCGGCGAGCTGCTGGAATTTCCCGGCGACGTGATCGGCATGGTGCTTAACCTCGAGGAAGACAACGTCGGGGCGGCGATTCTGGGCGAGACGCATCACATCAAGGAAGGCGACAGCGTGCGGCGCACCGGGCGCATCGTCGAAGTGCCGGTGGGCGAAGCGCTGGTCGGGCGGGTGGTCAACGGTATCGGGCAGCCGATCGATGGCGGCGGGCCGCTGCAGGATGCCACGGCGCGGCAGGTGGAGATCAAGGCGCCGGGTATCGTCACGCGCAAATCGGTGCACCAGCCGCTGCAGACCGGGCTGAAAGCCATTGACGCGCTGGTGCCGATCGGGCGCGGGCAGCGTGAGCTGATCATCGGCGACAGGCAGACCGGCAAAACCGCACTGGCCATCGACACCATCATCAACCAGAAAGGCCAGGACATGGTCTGCATCTATGTCGCCATCGGTCAGAAACAGTCGACGGTGGCGCAGGTGGTGGACAAACTCAAACAGCACGGCGCCATGGACTACACCATTGTGGTGTGCGCCGGGGCCAGTGAGCCGGCACCGCTGCAGTTCATCGCCCCCTATGCCGGGGTGACCATGGGCGAATATTTTCGCGACAGCGGCCGCCACGCCCTGATCGTATATGACGACCTGTCCAAGCACGCCGTGGCTTACCGGCAGCTCTCACTGCTGCTGCGGCGTCCGCCCGGCCGTGAAGCTTTTCCCGGCGATGTTTTTTATCTGCACAGCCGTCTGCTGGAGCGGGCCGCCAAACTCAACGACGGACTCGGCGGCGGCAGCCTCACGGCGCTGCCGATCATCGAGACGCAGGCCGGCGACCTGTCGGCTTACATCCCGACCAACGTCATCTCCATTACCGACGGGCAGATTTTTCTGGAGGCGGACCTGTTCTACTCCGGGGTGCGCCCGGCCATCAACGTCGGCCTGTCGGTGTCCCGCGTCGGCGGCAGCGCCCAGGTCAAGGCGATGAAACAGGTGGCCGGCACCCTGCGGCTGTCGCTGGCCCAGTACCGGGAGATGGCGGCCTTCGCCCAGTTCGGTTCCGACCTCGACGCCGCCACGCAGAAGCAGCTGGCACGGGGCGCGCGGCTGGTGGAGATCCTCAAGCAGCCCCAGTACCAGCCGCTGGCGGTGGAAAAGCAGATCCTGATCATCTATGCCGCCAACAACGGCTATGTCGACGCCTATCCGCTGGGGGCGCTGCGGCGCTACGAAGAACATCTGTACAGCTATCTGGAAACCCATCACGGGGCGCTGCTGACCGACCTGGCGGAGAAGAAAGCCATCGATGGCGAACTCGACGGGCGCATCAAGGCTGCCCTGTCGGCATTCGGGGAGCAATTCGCACCCTGA
- a CDS encoding ATP synthase F0 subunit B: MKGLRCGVLAGGCGLLVTLVFAATALATEAGGHGGGQMKDFAYRLLDFGITAGALYLILRGPLKRALEGRQRRVTEELEQAQQMQQAAEQCYEACQRQLADADTSIAQLRAELAAESAGQSARIEEQARQMAEQISREASRSAEREIEAARRQLRAEAVRLAMELAEQHLKQQLGPQEQSRLIDACLREVEDKS; this comes from the coding sequence GTGAAGGGGTTACGGTGCGGTGTGTTGGCCGGCGGCTGCGGGCTGCTGGTGACGCTGGTGTTTGCGGCGACGGCACTGGCGACCGAGGCTGGCGGCCACGGTGGCGGCCAGATGAAGGATTTTGCCTATCGCCTGCTCGATTTCGGTATCACCGCCGGGGCCTTGTACCTGATACTGCGTGGTCCCTTGAAGCGGGCCCTTGAGGGGAGGCAGCGGCGCGTGACCGAAGAGCTGGAACAGGCGCAGCAGATGCAGCAGGCTGCCGAGCAGTGCTACGAAGCCTGCCAGCGGCAGCTGGCCGATGCCGACACCAGCATCGCGCAGCTGCGTGCCGAGCTGGCCGCGGAGAGCGCCGGTCAAAGTGCGCGTATTGAAGAACAGGCGCGCCAGATGGCGGAGCAGATAAGCCGCGAGGCCTCGCGTAGCGCCGAGCGGGAAATCGAGGCGGCGCGCCGGCAGTTACGTGCCGAGGCGGTGCGGCTGGCGATGGAACTGGCGGAGCAGCATCTCAAGCAGCAGCTCGGACCGCAGGAGCAGTCGCGGTTGATTGACGCCTGCCTGCGCGAGGTGGAGGACAAGTCATGA
- the cutD gene encoding choline TMA-lyase-activating enzyme gives MSEQGQLQGMVFDIQKYSMHDGPGVRTLVFLKGCPLRCKWCSNPESLAPGFQVMCLAEQCVSCGRCVEVCPAGVHTLVAVDNGPMQHRIDRQAACTGCGACVASCGARALRVAGREMTVGEVVEVVMEDHFFYMTSGGGVTVGGGEPTMQHDFAGAILRECRRNGVHTAMETCGQAAAEVYRELAGCTDLFLFDLKHIDSERHRAFTGAGNERILANLGMLLDMGANVVVRMPLIAGVNDDVAALSGTLDWLVRAAQGKANLRGVEVLPYHRLGVTKYRQLDMQYPMGEMPAHTPAQLAEVDAILARYDLPVRIVKHG, from the coding sequence ATGAGCGAACAGGGACAGTTGCAAGGCATGGTTTTCGATATTCAGAAATACTCCATGCATGATGGGCCCGGTGTCAGGACCCTGGTGTTTCTCAAGGGGTGTCCGTTGCGCTGTAAGTGGTGTTCCAACCCTGAGAGTCTCGCCCCCGGTTTCCAGGTGATGTGCCTGGCTGAACAGTGTGTATCCTGCGGCCGCTGCGTGGAGGTCTGCCCCGCGGGCGTTCACACCCTGGTCGCGGTCGATAATGGTCCGATGCAACATCGGATCGACAGGCAGGCCGCCTGTACGGGCTGCGGCGCCTGTGTTGCGAGCTGCGGGGCCCGGGCGCTGCGTGTTGCCGGACGCGAGATGACGGTGGGGGAAGTTGTCGAGGTGGTCATGGAGGATCACTTCTTTTACATGACTTCCGGCGGCGGGGTGACCGTCGGTGGCGGCGAGCCCACCATGCAGCACGACTTTGCCGGCGCTATTTTGCGGGAGTGCCGGCGCAACGGCGTGCATACCGCGATGGAAACCTGCGGCCAGGCTGCGGCGGAGGTGTATCGCGAGCTGGCCGGCTGCACCGATCTTTTCCTTTTCGACCTCAAGCACATCGATTCCGAACGACATCGGGCCTTTACAGGCGCCGGCAATGAGCGTATTCTTGCCAATCTGGGCATGTTGCTGGATATGGGCGCCAATGTCGTGGTGCGCATGCCCCTGATTGCCGGGGTGAACGACGACGTCGCAGCCTTGTCTGGTACACTGGACTGGCTGGTGCGGGCCGCGCAGGGTAAGGCCAATCTGAGGGGCGTCGAAGTTTTGCCCTACCATCGCCTCGGCGTCACCAAATACCGTCAACTCGATATGCAGTACCCCATGGGAGAGATGCCTGCCCATACCCCGGCACAGCTGGCGGAAGTCGATGCGATTCTCGCCCGGTACGATCTTCCCGTCCGGATTGTCAAGCATGGCTGA
- a CDS encoding DeoR/GlpR family DNA-binding transcription regulator has product MLEENGKITRSESASGSNDQLLPAERHMRIRNLLRERLTIRVTELSDMMGVSEMTIRRDLETLERQGLLERTYGGAVYRQERMTHEEPYETRLKELPDIKDQIGRKAASLIEPHDTLLLHSGTTALYVLRHLDPEIPVRVYTNNVGAIQEVKGKRAELILLGGEYRPETHSMEGPLTMETLQELHPKKTFLIPDGISFRDGITTPSFTEAALERAMIQQTRGQVIVLATHNSFGRVADLVVAPIDKVDLLIVDHKLPEEYLRDLKALGIRVLVAD; this is encoded by the coding sequence ATGCTCGAAGAGAATGGTAAAATCACGAGATCCGAGAGTGCTTCCGGCAGCAACGACCAACTGCTTCCGGCCGAACGGCACATGCGCATCCGCAACCTGCTGCGCGAACGACTGACCATCCGGGTCACCGAATTGAGCGACATGATGGGCGTTTCAGAGATGACCATCCGTCGCGACCTCGAAACCCTTGAGCGGCAGGGCCTTCTCGAACGGACCTACGGTGGCGCGGTTTACCGGCAGGAGCGCATGACCCACGAAGAGCCCTACGAGACCCGGCTCAAGGAACTGCCCGACATCAAGGACCAGATCGGTCGCAAGGCCGCCTCCCTGATCGAACCCCATGACACGCTGCTGCTGCACTCGGGCACCACCGCGCTCTACGTCCTGCGCCACCTCGACCCGGAAATCCCGGTGCGTGTCTACACCAACAATGTCGGCGCCATCCAGGAGGTCAAGGGCAAACGGGCCGAACTGATCCTGCTGGGCGGTGAGTATCGTCCCGAGACACACTCCATGGAAGGTCCGCTGACCATGGAAACGCTACAGGAACTGCACCCCAAAAAGACCTTTCTGATCCCCGACGGCATCAGCTTTCGGGACGGCATCACCACACCGTCCTTCACCGAAGCCGCACTGGAACGAGCCATGATCCAGCAGACACGGGGACAGGTCATCGTGCTCGCGACACACAATTCTTTCGGCAGGGTGGCGGACCTTGTCGTCGCCCCCATCGACAAAGTCGATCTGCTGATTGTCGATCACAAGCTGCCCGAGGAATACCTGCGAGACCTCAAGGCCCTCGGCATTCGCGTCCTGGTGGCGGATTAA
- a CDS encoding DNA-binding protein — MAAVLPMRFRILHFFSTVKESSIKELMNALRSEYGAEGQFNENVIGEHLLSMRAGGLIETRDIELDRDGNLVVNYAITEFGQGRLKYLPKAWKV; from the coding sequence ATGGCAGCTGTACTTCCTATGCGATTCCGTATTCTTCACTTTTTCTCGACAGTGAAGGAGTCTTCGATCAAAGAACTGATGAACGCGTTGCGCTCCGAGTATGGTGCTGAAGGGCAGTTCAATGAAAATGTCATCGGCGAACACCTTCTTTCCATGAGGGCCGGCGGGTTGATCGAAACCCGGGATATCGAACTGGACCGGGACGGTAATCTGGTGGTGAACTATGCCATTACCGAATTCGGGCAGGGGCGTCTCAAATATCTGCCCAAAGCCTGGAAGGTCTGA
- a CDS encoding F0F1 ATP synthase subunit epsilon, with the protein MAQKLQLEVVTPAGQVLSEKVDEITAPGSLGQFGVLPGHTPMLTTLQVGEFSYRKGREVTYLAVNWGYVEVADDRVLVLVETAERQDHIDLARARTALGRAEARLKELTPMDKEYHNLQAALRRALVRIQVVSRGRRR; encoded by the coding sequence ATGGCGCAGAAACTGCAATTGGAAGTGGTGACGCCGGCCGGTCAGGTGCTCAGCGAAAAGGTGGACGAGATCACCGCGCCGGGCAGCCTCGGGCAGTTTGGCGTGCTGCCGGGCCATACGCCAATGCTGACCACCTTGCAGGTCGGCGAATTCAGCTACCGCAAGGGGCGCGAGGTGACCTATCTGGCGGTCAACTGGGGCTACGTGGAAGTGGCCGACGACCGGGTCCTGGTACTGGTGGAGACTGCCGAGCGGCAGGACCATATCGACCTTGCACGGGCGCGGACGGCGCTGGGTCGCGCCGAGGCGCGGCTCAAGGAGCTGACCCCGATGGACAAGGAATACCACAACCTGCAGGCCGCCCTGCGACGCGCCCTGGTGCGCATCCAGGTCGTTTCTCGCGGCAGACGGCGTTGA